A DNA window from Methylobacterium sp. NMS14P contains the following coding sequences:
- the moaD gene encoding molybdopterin converting factor subunit 1 translates to MKLVYFAWVRERIGRSEEELAPPPEVATVADLVGWLRGRGEEYAYAFEDPGVVRAAIDRAHAKPDAPIAGAREIAFFPPMTGG, encoded by the coding sequence ATGAAGCTCGTCTATTTCGCCTGGGTCCGCGAGCGGATCGGACGCTCAGAGGAGGAGCTGGCGCCGCCGCCGGAAGTCGCCACCGTTGCCGACCTCGTCGGGTGGCTCCGGGGCCGGGGCGAGGAGTACGCCTACGCCTTCGAGGATCCGGGCGTCGTTCGCGCGGCGATCGACCGGGCCCATGCCAAGCCGGACGCGCCGATCGCCGGGGCCCGCGAGATCGCCTTCTTCCCCCCGATGACGGGCGGTTGA
- the pgsA gene encoding CDP-diacylglycerol--glycerol-3-phosphate 3-phosphatidyltransferase — MNAVLPRRRSPAWTLANCLTYGRLVAVPVMVALLFWPESHTARWTALGVFVAAAITDYLDGYVARTYHQSSALGRMLDPIADKLLVSACLLMLAADHTIVGSNIWAAIVILCREVLVSGLREYLAELKVGVPVSRIAKWKTTVQLLALGFLVAGPAGETVLPGTEAIGLTLLWLAAALTLWTGWDYMRAGIKHVIDDPR; from the coding sequence ATGAACGCCGTCCTTCCCCGACGACGGTCGCCGGCCTGGACGCTCGCGAATTGCCTGACCTACGGGCGCCTCGTTGCCGTGCCGGTGATGGTCGCGCTGCTGTTCTGGCCCGAATCCCACACGGCGCGGTGGACGGCGCTGGGGGTGTTCGTCGCGGCCGCGATCACCGACTACCTCGACGGCTACGTCGCCCGCACCTACCACCAGAGCTCCGCGCTCGGCCGGATGCTCGATCCGATCGCCGACAAGCTCCTGGTCTCGGCCTGCCTGCTGATGCTGGCGGCGGACCACACCATCGTCGGCTCGAACATCTGGGCGGCGATCGTGATCCTGTGCCGCGAGGTGCTGGTCTCCGGCCTGCGCGAGTATCTGGCGGAGCTGAAGGTCGGCGTGCCGGTCAGCCGGATCGCCAAGTGGAAGACCACCGTGCAGCTCCTGGCGCTCGGCTTCCTGGTGGCCGGCCCGGCGGGCGAGACGGTGCTCCCGGGAACCGAGGCGATCGGCCTGACGCTCCTGTGGCTCGCCGCCGCGCTCACGCTGTGGACCGGCTGGGACTACATGCGGGCCGGGATCAAGCACGTCATCGACGACCCGCGCTGA
- the uvrC gene encoding excinuclease ABC subunit UvrC: MSRRALSDLPPDTFDDGRDAERDETADEPEAGLSETEAPEIDFDFEAGAVQAGTEVIRRFWSTLPSSPGVYRMFDHRGDVLYVGKAKNLKARVGSYARGQAHSNRIARMISQTAAMEFVTTATETEALLLEANLIKQLKPRFNVLMRDDKSFPYILVTDDGPAPQIVKHRGARRRKGNYYGPFASVWAVNRTVNALQRAFLLRTCTDSYYENRTRPCLLYQIKRCSGPCTGEIGPEDYAAMADSARAFLAGKSNAVKDRMRAEMQAASETMEFERAARFRDRIAALSAIQGVQGVNTQGVEEADVFALDEQAGQFCIEVFFFRNFQNWGNRAYFPKADRTMTPDEVLGSFIGQFYDDKPAPRTVLTSHAIEDAELVAAALSSRVEYRVEIHRPSRGERKNLVDYAQRNAKEALARRLADTASQGKLLAALGQAFGLDRAPRRIEVYDNSHIMGTNAVGGMIVAGPTGFMKAHYRTFNIKSEDLTPGDDYGMMREVLQRRFKRLVKEAPRTEREAAASAAEGGVPEPVPAPADESEAFPAWPDLVLIDGGKGQLDAARAALEEVGVAGVPLIGVAKGRDRDAGRETFFVPGRPPFKLPPRDPTLYFVQRLRDEAHRFAIGSHRAKRKREMVRNPLDEIAGIGPSRKRALLHHFGTVKAIERAAFEDLARTPGVNAATARAVYDFFHAGA, encoded by the coding sequence ATGAGCCGCAGAGCCCTCTCAGACCTGCCCCCCGACACCTTCGACGACGGCCGCGACGCCGAGCGGGACGAGACCGCCGACGAGCCGGAAGCCGGCCTCTCCGAGACGGAGGCGCCGGAGATCGACTTCGACTTCGAGGCGGGCGCCGTCCAGGCCGGCACCGAGGTGATCCGTAGGTTCTGGTCGACCCTGCCGTCCTCGCCGGGCGTCTACCGGATGTTCGACCATCGCGGCGACGTCCTCTACGTTGGCAAGGCCAAGAACCTGAAGGCGCGGGTCGGCTCCTACGCGCGGGGCCAGGCGCACTCGAACCGCATCGCCCGGATGATCTCGCAGACGGCGGCGATGGAGTTCGTCACCACCGCGACCGAGACCGAGGCGCTCCTCCTCGAAGCCAACCTGATCAAGCAGCTGAAGCCCCGCTTCAACGTGCTGATGCGGGACGACAAGTCGTTCCCCTACATCCTGGTCACCGACGACGGCCCCGCCCCGCAGATCGTCAAGCACCGGGGCGCCCGGCGCCGGAAGGGCAACTATTACGGCCCCTTCGCCAGTGTCTGGGCGGTGAACCGGACGGTGAACGCCCTGCAGCGCGCCTTCCTGCTGCGCACCTGCACCGACAGCTACTACGAGAACCGCACCCGGCCCTGCCTGCTCTACCAGATCAAGCGCTGCTCCGGACCCTGCACGGGCGAGATCGGGCCCGAGGACTACGCCGCCATGGCGGATTCCGCGCGGGCGTTCCTCGCCGGCAAGTCGAACGCCGTGAAGGACCGGATGCGCGCCGAGATGCAGGCGGCGTCCGAGACGATGGAGTTCGAGCGCGCCGCCCGGTTCCGCGACCGCATCGCCGCCCTCTCGGCGATCCAGGGCGTGCAGGGGGTCAACACCCAGGGCGTCGAGGAGGCGGACGTGTTCGCCCTCGACGAGCAGGCCGGCCAGTTCTGCATCGAGGTGTTTTTCTTCCGGAACTTCCAGAACTGGGGCAACCGCGCCTATTTCCCGAAAGCCGACCGGACGATGACGCCCGACGAGGTGCTGGGCTCGTTCATCGGCCAGTTCTACGACGACAAGCCCGCGCCCCGGACGGTGCTGACGAGCCACGCGATCGAGGACGCGGAGCTGGTGGCGGCGGCCCTGTCGAGCCGGGTGGAGTACCGCGTCGAGATCCACCGGCCGAGCCGCGGCGAGCGGAAGAACCTCGTCGACTACGCCCAGCGCAACGCCAAGGAGGCGCTGGCGCGGCGCCTCGCCGACACGGCCTCGCAGGGCAAGCTGCTGGCGGCGCTCGGCCAGGCCTTCGGGCTCGACAGGGCGCCCCGGCGGATCGAGGTCTACGACAACTCGCACATCATGGGCACGAACGCGGTCGGCGGCATGATCGTCGCCGGCCCGACGGGCTTCATGAAGGCGCACTACCGCACGTTCAACATCAAGTCCGAGGACCTCACCCCCGGCGACGATTACGGCATGATGCGCGAGGTGCTGCAGCGGCGGTTCAAGAGGCTCGTGAAGGAGGCGCCGCGCACCGAGCGAGAGGCGGCCGCCTCCGCGGCCGAGGGCGGCGTGCCGGAGCCGGTGCCCGCGCCGGCGGACGAGAGCGAGGCGTTCCCGGCCTGGCCGGACCTCGTGCTGATCGACGGCGGCAAGGGCCAGCTCGACGCCGCGCGGGCGGCGCTGGAGGAAGTCGGCGTCGCGGGCGTGCCCCTGATCGGCGTCGCCAAGGGCCGCGACCGCGATGCCGGCCGCGAGACGTTTTTCGTGCCCGGCCGGCCGCCCTTCAAGCTTCCGCCGCGCGACCCGACGCTCTACTTCGTGCAGCGGCTCCGCGACGAGGCGCACCGCTTCGCCATCGGCAGCCACCGGGCCAAGCGGAAGCGTGAGATGGTGAGGAATCCGTTGGACGAGATCGCCGGCATCGGGCCGAGCCGCAAGCGCGCGCTGCTGCACCACTTCGGGACCGTGAAGGCGATCGAGCGCGCCGCCTTCGAGGATCTGGCCAGGACCCCGGGCGTGAACGCCGCCACCGCGCGGGCGGTCTACGACTTCTTCCATGCCGGCGCCTGA
- a CDS encoding protein phosphatase CheZ: MTQKRYRIEDSLGLPAAPPPGPGASASSERLEEIFNAIQDLRRVTQMSASETIESCRRELHEALAMRTELDVMKEAITRTKSELATLHRTENTGKGMRRAADELDAVVDSTERATTQLLGAIEEIESHAGMLNAATLPPGTKQHVDVILERVITAYEACNFQDLTGQRITKIVSVMKFIEEHLDRLIATWSELDSFKELITVMPVPTSLDDESSLLNGPKLDHDIGHVDQSDIDSLFD; the protein is encoded by the coding sequence ATGACCCAGAAGCGCTATCGCATCGAAGACAGTCTCGGGCTTCCCGCGGCTCCTCCTCCCGGGCCTGGGGCGTCCGCCTCGAGCGAGCGCCTCGAGGAGATCTTCAACGCCATCCAGGACTTGCGCCGCGTCACGCAGATGAGCGCGAGCGAGACCATCGAGTCGTGCCGCCGCGAGCTGCACGAGGCGCTGGCGATGCGCACCGAGCTCGACGTGATGAAGGAGGCGATCACCCGCACCAAGTCGGAGCTGGCGACGCTGCACCGGACCGAGAATACCGGCAAGGGCATGCGCCGGGCGGCCGACGAGCTCGACGCGGTGGTCGACTCGACGGAGCGCGCCACCACGCAGCTCCTCGGCGCGATCGAGGAGATCGAGAGCCACGCCGGCATGCTCAACGCCGCGACGCTGCCGCCCGGCACGAAGCAGCACGTCGACGTGATCCTCGAGCGCGTGATCACCGCCTACGAGGCCTGCAACTTCCAGGACCTGACCGGCCAGCGGATCACCAAGATCGTCAGCGTGATGAAGTTCATCGAGGAGCATCTCGACCGGCTCATCGCCACGTGGTCGGAGCTCGACAGCTTCAAGGAGCTCATCACCGTGATGCCGGTGCCGACCTCCCTGGACGACGAGAGCTCGCTCCTCAACGGGCCCAAGCTCGACCACGATATCGGCCACGTCGACCAGAGCGACATCGACTCGCTGTTCGACTGA
- a CDS encoding L,D-transpeptidase, translated as MRRSVRLGMGVAAAAFVLCGPARAQQARYAEGGYGGGLIEYLVTGSAGGSGAGRGWPQRATPQQRVAAYSGELVPVEPEPSQAYGQAYGQSYGAPQTYGAPPAAAYGSPPADPGRIGRAVSPEYQRQEVAFAGRQKPGTIVIDTAGKHLYLVQAGQRALRYGIGVGRPGFAWSGLKTVSRKAEWPDWTPPAEMLARRPDLPRHMAGGPENPLGARALYLGSSLYRIHGTNEPNTIGQSVSSGCIRMMNDDVIDLYERVPVGTRVEVL; from the coding sequence ATGCGGCGTTCAGTCCGTCTGGGAATGGGGGTGGCTGCGGCCGCGTTCGTGCTGTGCGGCCCCGCCCGGGCGCAGCAGGCGCGCTACGCCGAGGGCGGCTACGGCGGCGGCCTGATCGAGTATCTCGTCACCGGCAGTGCCGGCGGCAGCGGCGCCGGGCGCGGCTGGCCGCAGCGCGCCACCCCGCAGCAGCGGGTCGCGGCCTATTCCGGCGAGCTGGTGCCGGTGGAGCCGGAACCCTCCCAGGCCTACGGACAGGCTTACGGACAGTCCTACGGTGCCCCCCAGACTTACGGCGCGCCGCCCGCGGCGGCCTACGGCTCACCCCCGGCGGATCCGGGCCGGATCGGCCGCGCGGTCTCGCCGGAGTACCAGCGCCAGGAGGTCGCCTTCGCGGGGCGGCAGAAGCCCGGCACGATAGTGATCGATACCGCCGGCAAGCATCTCTACCTCGTGCAGGCCGGGCAGCGCGCCCTGCGCTACGGGATCGGCGTCGGCCGCCCCGGCTTCGCCTGGAGCGGTCTCAAGACGGTCAGCCGCAAGGCGGAGTGGCCGGACTGGACGCCGCCGGCCGAGATGCTGGCCCGCCGACCCGATCTGCCGCGCCACATGGCCGGCGGCCCGGAGAACCCGCTGGGCGCCCGCGCCCTCTATCTCGGCTCGTCGCTCTACCGGATCCACGGGACGAACGAGCCCAACACGATCGGCCAGTCGGTCTCGTCGGGGTGCATCCGGATGATGAACGACGACGTCATCGATCTCTACGAGCGCGTGCCGGTGGGAACGCGGGTCGAGGTCCTCTGA
- a CDS encoding DUF2076 domain-containing protein: MNSEERDVISGIFQRLEQAQTQPRDAEAERFIADKLRAQPYAPYAMAQLIYVQEEAIKSLNQQLEQARSQAAPAQSSGGGGFLSSIFGGGSQQRQEPQPGYGQPRPGGQPWGNQGGPPPQGYPQQGYPQQGGYPQQQGGPWGGQPQAPARGGGFMATALPMAAGAAGGMLLGSALSNAFAGGHSSLGSAAAAGLGGGSGETVVNNYYGDGGGNQDLGSALDNSGGDMGSFQDAGYSDPGGDFGGDLGGGDDSDWT, from the coding sequence ATGAACAGCGAAGAACGCGACGTCATTTCGGGAATCTTCCAGCGGCTGGAGCAGGCGCAGACCCAGCCCCGCGACGCGGAGGCGGAGCGCTTCATCGCCGACAAGCTCCGCGCGCAGCCCTACGCGCCCTACGCCATGGCGCAGCTGATCTACGTGCAGGAAGAGGCGATCAAGAGCCTGAACCAGCAGTTGGAGCAGGCCCGCAGCCAGGCGGCCCCGGCCCAGTCCTCCGGGGGCGGCGGCTTCCTGTCGAGCATCTTCGGCGGCGGCAGCCAGCAGCGCCAGGAGCCCCAGCCCGGCTACGGCCAGCCGCGCCCGGGCGGCCAGCCCTGGGGCAATCAGGGCGGCCCGCCGCCGCAGGGTTATCCGCAGCAGGGCTACCCGCAGCAGGGCGGTTACCCGCAGCAGCAGGGCGGTCCGTGGGGCGGCCAGCCCCAGGCCCCGGCGCGCGGCGGCGGCTTCATGGCGACGGCCCTGCCCATGGCGGCCGGCGCGGCGGGCGGCATGCTCCTCGGCAGCGCCCTGTCGAACGCCTTCGCGGGCGGCCATTCCAGCCTCGGCAGCGCCGCGGCGGCGGGCCTGGGCGGCGGGAGCGGCGAGACCGTCGTCAACAACTACTACGGCGACGGCGGCGGCAACCAGGATCTCGGTTCGGCCCTCGACAACAGCGGCGGCGACATGGGTAGCTTCCAGGACGCCGGCTACAGCGATCCGGGCGGCGATTTCGGCGGCGACCTCGGTGGCGGCGACGACAGCGACTGGACCTGA
- a CDS encoding outer membrane protein, which yields MKSMLRVTTALAGVAFAGSAFAADLPRRAAPPPIFTPVPVFTWTGAYFGINAGYAFDASDRNTGNTFAVPFPYAAPGTVASFRNRSQDGFSGGGQIGYNYQFTPGSGVVIGFEADAQYLDFGRSRNNAFVSGAVAPGYYLTDPRGLSSLDFFGTVRGRLGYAFDRTLVYGTGGFAYGSGSADRSFGGFAGNDSFRTGWAAGGGIEYALPTDSFLNFFRSSAVTLKVEGLYVNLDRGTRNQGAFVINAANNFPVVYSGVGRRDDQFAVVRAGLNYKFGTF from the coding sequence ATGAAATCCATGCTCCGTGTGACCACGGCCCTCGCGGGCGTCGCCTTCGCCGGTTCGGCCTTCGCGGCCGACCTGCCGCGCCGCGCCGCCCCGCCGCCGATCTTCACCCCCGTCCCGGTGTTCACCTGGACCGGCGCCTACTTCGGTATCAACGCCGGCTACGCCTTCGACGCCAGCGACCGCAACACCGGCAACACCTTCGCCGTCCCCTTCCCGTACGCCGCCCCCGGCACCGTCGCCTCCTTCCGCAACCGCAGCCAGGACGGCTTCTCCGGCGGTGGCCAGATCGGCTACAACTACCAGTTCACCCCGGGCTCCGGTGTGGTGATCGGCTTCGAGGCCGACGCCCAGTACCTCGACTTCGGCCGCAGCCGGAACAACGCCTTCGTCTCCGGCGCCGTCGCCCCCGGCTACTACCTCACCGACCCGCGCGGCCTCTCCAGCCTCGACTTCTTCGGCACGGTGCGCGGCCGCCTCGGCTACGCCTTCGACCGCACCCTCGTGTACGGCACCGGCGGCTTCGCCTACGGCTCGGGCAGCGCCGACCGCTCCTTCGGCGGCTTCGCCGGCAACGACAGCTTCCGCACCGGCTGGGCCGCCGGCGGCGGCATCGAGTACGCCCTGCCGACCGACTCGTTCCTGAACTTCTTCCGCTCCTCGGCGGTGACGCTCAAGGTCGAAGGCCTGTACGTCAACCTCGACCGCGGCACCCGCAACCAGGGCGCGTTCGTCATCAACGCTGCCAACAACTTCCCGGTCGTCTACAGCGGGGTCGGCCGCCGCGACGACCAGTTCGCCGTCGTCCGCGCCGGCCTGAACTACAAGTTCGGCACGTTCTAG
- the pgeF gene encoding peptidoglycan editing factor PgeF produces the protein MFIEAPELSAHAGMRHAFFTRIGGVSEGLYASLNGGLGSQDAPERVAENRARMCAQLGLPPDRLVSLYQVHSAEVVTVGAPFAAERPKADAMVTRVPGLALGIATADCGPILFADPENGVVGAAHAGWKGALSGVIGATVSAMEALGARRSRIVAVLGPTIGPASYEVGPDFVARFRSDAPGMERFLGPGTRPGHAQFDLPGFILARLEEADIGEATALNLCTYADPDRFYSFRRTTHRGEADYGRLISAITLVP, from the coding sequence ATGTTCATCGAGGCGCCGGAACTCTCCGCCCATGCGGGCATGCGCCACGCCTTCTTCACCCGGATCGGCGGGGTCTCGGAGGGCCTCTACGCGTCCCTCAACGGCGGCCTCGGCTCGCAGGACGCGCCGGAGCGCGTCGCCGAGAACCGGGCGCGGATGTGCGCGCAGCTCGGCCTGCCGCCGGACCGGCTCGTGAGCTTGTATCAGGTCCATTCGGCCGAGGTGGTCACCGTCGGGGCGCCCTTCGCGGCGGAGCGGCCGAAGGCCGACGCCATGGTGACGCGGGTGCCGGGCCTGGCGCTCGGCATCGCGACCGCGGATTGCGGGCCGATCCTGTTCGCGGATCCCGAGAACGGCGTCGTCGGCGCCGCCCATGCCGGCTGGAAGGGTGCGCTCTCCGGCGTGATCGGCGCGACCGTGTCGGCGATGGAGGCGCTCGGCGCGCGGCGGAGCCGGATCGTCGCCGTCCTGGGACCGACGATCGGGCCGGCCTCCTACGAGGTCGGTCCGGACTTCGTCGCGCGGTTCCGGAGCGACGCGCCCGGCATGGAGCGCTTCCTCGGCCCGGGCACGCGTCCCGGGCACGCGCAGTTCGACCTCCCGGGCTTCATCCTGGCGCGGCTGGAAGAGGCCGACATCGGCGAGGCGACCGCCCTGAACCTCTGCACCTACGCGGATCCGGATCGCTTCTACAGCTTCCGGCGGACCACCCATCGCGGCGAGGCGGATTACGGCCGCCTGATCTCCGCGATCACGCTCGTCCCGTGA
- a CDS encoding fibronectin-attachment protein (FAP), translating into MSRGIETDALPETPEAEEPRIPSAPAHPVTGEPAAFDPTDPNPPAPPTPRPASQTDSGFGSFG; encoded by the coding sequence ATGTCACGAGGGATCGAGACCGACGCCCTGCCCGAGACGCCCGAGGCCGAAGAGCCCCGGATCCCGAGCGCGCCTGCCCACCCCGTCACGGGAGAGCCCGCCGCCTTCGACCCGACCGACCCCAACCCGCCCGCGCCGCCGACTCCGCGGCCCGCCAGCCAGACCGATTCCGGCTTCGGCTCCTTCGGCTGA
- a CDS encoding class I SAM-dependent methyltransferase: MTPLGAEIAALIRQNGPIGVDRYMALCLGHPVHGYYRTRDPLGAQGDFTTAPEISQMFGELLGAWTAYVRGSIGAPDPLILVELGPGRGTLMADALRALRAALPGVRVAPHLVETSAVLRAAQARALSGTGAVWHDSIETLPEGPAIILANEFFDCLPVRQFERRPSGWHERQIGLDPAGGLAFGLSPEPVPGLAADGPDGALMSVPAAGLALIRALARRLVTGSGALLAIDYGHVRPGFGDTLQALAGHRFADPLAEPGEADLTHHVDFAALAQAARAEGAAIHGPVDQGDFLAALGLDARAERLRTRASPAQVAAIDAAVTRLTDPGRGGMGSLFKVLAVSGPSLGPLPGFPAR, encoded by the coding sequence GTGACCCCCCTCGGAGCCGAGATCGCGGCGCTGATCCGCCAGAACGGGCCGATCGGCGTCGACCGCTACATGGCCCTCTGCCTCGGTCACCCGGTCCACGGCTACTACCGCACCCGCGATCCGCTGGGCGCCCAGGGCGACTTCACCACCGCGCCCGAGATCAGCCAGATGTTCGGCGAGCTGCTCGGGGCCTGGACAGCCTACGTCCGCGGCTCGATCGGGGCGCCGGATCCGCTCATCCTGGTGGAGCTGGGGCCCGGCCGCGGCACGCTGATGGCGGACGCGCTGCGCGCGTTGCGGGCGGCGCTCCCGGGGGTGCGCGTGGCACCGCACCTCGTCGAGACGAGCGCGGTGCTGCGGGCCGCGCAGGCGCGCGCCCTCTCCGGGACCGGCGCCGTGTGGCACGACAGCATCGAGACGCTGCCCGAGGGGCCGGCGATCATCCTGGCCAACGAGTTCTTCGACTGCCTGCCGGTGCGCCAGTTCGAGCGCCGGCCGTCGGGCTGGCACGAGCGGCAGATCGGCCTCGATCCGGCGGGCGGTCTCGCCTTCGGCCTGTCGCCGGAGCCGGTCCCGGGCCTCGCGGCGGACGGCCCGGACGGCGCGCTGATGAGCGTGCCGGCGGCCGGGCTCGCCCTGATCCGCGCGCTGGCGCGGCGCCTCGTTACCGGGAGCGGCGCGCTGCTGGCGATCGATTACGGCCATGTGCGCCCAGGCTTCGGCGACACCCTCCAGGCGCTGGCAGGACATCGCTTCGCCGACCCGCTGGCGGAGCCCGGCGAGGCGGACCTGACGCATCACGTCGATTTCGCCGCCCTTGCCCAGGCCGCGCGGGCCGAGGGCGCCGCGATCCACGGCCCGGTCGATCAGGGCGACTTCCTGGCCGCCCTCGGCCTCGACGCCCGTGCCGAGCGGCTGAGAACCCGGGCCAGTCCGGCGCAGGTCGCCGCGATCGACGCGGCCGTCACCCGCCTGACCGATCCGGGCCGGGGCGGGATGGGCAGCCTGTTCAAGGTGCTGGCGGTGAGCGGCCCGTCCCTCGGGCCGCTCCCGGGATTTCCGGCGCGCTGA
- the lgt gene encoding prolipoprotein diacylglyceryl transferase encodes MPLLALPFPAIDPVAIAIGPITIKWYALAYIAGLIGGWYYARRLVMADSLWGVVKRPQVVDIDDLVVWVALGVVLGGRIGYVLFYNLPMYIADPWEILAIRNGGMSFHGGFIGAILAFVLFARGKGLNAYTLLDIGAVVVPIGLFFGRIANFVNGELWGRVAPDFPYAIVFPSGGPLPRHPSQLYEAATEGLLLFIVMAISVRRFGFRRPGLLGGIFVLGYALARTVCEFFREPDRQLGFLFGDHLGPMGGGVTMGMLLCVPMMIVGLTYIVLAATGRTRPRHPVEAPAAEAARKAAVEA; translated from the coding sequence ATGCCGCTCCTCGCCCTGCCCTTTCCGGCCATCGATCCGGTGGCGATCGCGATCGGGCCGATCACGATCAAATGGTACGCGCTCGCCTACATCGCCGGCCTGATCGGCGGCTGGTACTACGCGCGCCGCCTCGTCATGGCCGACAGCCTCTGGGGCGTGGTGAAGCGCCCGCAGGTCGTCGACATCGACGACCTCGTCGTCTGGGTGGCGCTCGGCGTCGTGCTCGGCGGGCGGATCGGCTACGTGCTGTTCTACAATCTGCCGATGTACATCGCCGATCCGTGGGAGATCCTGGCGATCCGCAACGGCGGCATGTCGTTCCACGGCGGCTTCATCGGGGCGATCCTGGCCTTCGTGCTGTTCGCCCGCGGCAAGGGCCTCAACGCCTACACGCTCCTCGACATCGGCGCCGTGGTGGTACCGATCGGCCTGTTCTTCGGCCGGATCGCCAATTTCGTGAACGGCGAGCTCTGGGGCCGGGTCGCGCCGGATTTCCCGTACGCGATCGTGTTCCCGAGCGGCGGGCCGCTGCCGCGCCACCCGAGCCAGCTCTACGAGGCCGCCACCGAGGGCCTGCTGCTGTTCATCGTGATGGCGATCAGCGTCCGCCGGTTCGGCTTCCGCAGGCCCGGCCTGCTCGGCGGCATCTTCGTCCTCGGCTACGCCCTGGCCCGGACCGTCTGCGAGTTCTTCCGAGAGCCGGATCGCCAGCTCGGCTTCCTGTTCGGCGACCATCTCGGCCCGATGGGCGGCGGCGTGACCATGGGCATGCTGCTGTGCGTGCCGATGATGATCGTCGGCCTCACCTACATCGTGCTGGCCGCGACCGGCCGGACACGTCCCCGCCATCCGGTGGAGGCGCCGGCGGCCGAGGCGGCCCGCAAGGCGGCCGTCGAGGCGTGA
- a CDS encoding VOC family protein, whose protein sequence is MSGTAPVSGVGGLVGFGRTVADLAITEAFYRDGLGFARIAPPEPVPAAQAEVLGLADRRATQLRLRLGGQTVTFLAVDPPGAPYPADPAATDPFFQHLAIPVRDMAAASARLARLAPTPISRGGAQRLPASTGGVTAYKFRDPDGHPLELIFFPDGPAAACWRDAPGLFLGIDHSAITVTDLDATVAFLTGPLGLTVAARGLNRGPEQARLDGVDDPQVDVIALEPPDPAPHVELLHYRAPATERRLAFGPADRASTRYVFSAADPRSLSRRLREGGRTPLTSADGAAAYCAGPEGHGFLFVRG, encoded by the coding sequence GTGAGCGGCACCGCTCCCGTGAGCGGCGTGGGGGGCCTCGTCGGGTTCGGCCGCACCGTCGCGGACCTCGCCATCACGGAGGCCTTCTACCGGGACGGGCTCGGCTTCGCGCGGATCGCCCCGCCGGAACCGGTGCCCGCCGCGCAGGCGGAGGTGCTGGGGCTCGCGGACCGGCGCGCCACCCAGCTGCGCCTGCGCCTCGGCGGGCAGACCGTGACCTTCCTGGCGGTGGATCCGCCCGGCGCGCCCTACCCGGCCGATCCCGCGGCGACGGACCCGTTCTTCCAGCACCTCGCGATCCCGGTCCGCGACATGGCGGCCGCGTCGGCGCGGCTGGCGCGGCTCGCCCCGACGCCGATCAGCCGCGGCGGGGCGCAGCGCCTGCCGGCCTCCACGGGAGGCGTGACCGCCTACAAGTTCCGCGACCCCGACGGGCATCCCCTGGAGCTGATCTTCTTTCCCGACGGCCCGGCCGCGGCCTGCTGGCGCGACGCGCCGGGCCTGTTCCTGGGGATCGATCACTCGGCGATCACCGTCACCGACCTCGACGCCACCGTGGCCTTCCTGACCGGCCCCCTGGGGCTGACGGTGGCGGCGCGCGGCCTGAACCGCGGGCCCGAGCAGGCGCGCCTCGACGGCGTCGACGATCCGCAGGTCGACGTGATCGCCCTCGAGCCCCCGGATCCCGCGCCGCACGTGGAGCTCCTGCATTACCGCGCGCCCGCGACCGAGCGGCGGCTCGCCTTCGGGCCCGCCGACCGGGCCTCCACCCGCTACGTGTTCTCCGCAGCGGATCCGCGGTCCCTGTCGCGGCGCCTGCGCGAGGGCGGACGAACTCCGCTGACCTCCGCCGACGGCGCGGCAGCCTACTGCGCCGGCCCGGAGGGACACGGCTTCTTGTTCGTGCGCGGCTGA